One Solanum pennellii chromosome 10, SPENNV200 genomic region harbors:
- the LOC107001618 gene encoding ethylene-responsive transcription factor ERN2-like — MEINFQKHQQTEAISTKFKGRKRSKGPNSFVGVRQRPSGKWIAEIKDTTQKIRMWLGTYETAEEAARAYDQAAVLLRGSNTRTNFLTTRVSHDSPLASRIRNLLNIKKIAKEKSLDYSPDSTSNSSSTTNPISSENAENSNLYEKLLSYDHESQFFDSNSVQSNTTSVTSLNTSNFSDPMSSENAKNSYIYETMLSYDNNSIIPRVESGEDSAYTDITPMLGGREIVSNNRDTVLSCDRENQLIFDSNSVRSGSNNINNCDDPISIENSKRCNLYETCYNNILGVIPRDQESRVFDDFKADLDISTSSLSWDLEELLDIPLTEFEVMKVERQISASLYAVNGVQDYMQIIHHHPLSYSW; from the coding sequence ATGGAAATTAACTTCCAAAAACATCAACAAACAGAAGcaatttcaacaaaattcaAAGGGCGAAAACGAAGCAAAGGGCCTAATAGTTTTGTTGGTGTAAGACAAAGGCCATCAGGAAAATGGATAGCTGAGATTAAAGACACAACACAAAAGATAAGAATGTGGCTTGGAACTTATGAAACTGCTGAAGAAGCTGCTCGTGCTTACGATCAAGCTGCTGTTCTTCTTCGTGGATCAAACACACGAACAAACTTTCTTACAACTCGTGTTTCTCATGATTCTCCTCTTGCTTCACGCATTAGAAATCTTCTCAACATCAAGAAAATCGCGAAGGAAAAAAGCCTGGACTACTCACCTGATTCCACAAGTAATAGTAGTAGTACTACTAATCCAATTTCAAGTGAAAATGCAGAAAACAGCAATCTTTATGAAAAATTACTTTCTTATGATCACGAAAGTCAATTTTTCGACAGCAACTCTGTTCAAAGTAACACTACTAGTGTGACTAGTTTAAACACCAGCAACTTTTCTGATCCAATGTCAAgtgaaaatgcaaaaaatagCTATATTTATGAAACAATGCTTTCATACGACAACAACAGTATAATCCCACGAGTGGAGTCTGGGGAGGATAGTGCGTACACAGACATTACCCCTATGTTGGGAGGCAGAGAGATTGTTTCCAATAATAGAGATACAGTACTTTCTTGTGATCGAGAAAATCAACTAATTTTCGACAGTAACTCTGTTCGAAGTGGTTcaaacaacatcaacaattgTGATGATCCAATTTctattgaaaattcaaaaagatGCAATCTTTACGAAACTTGTTACAACAACATACTCGGTGTAATCCCACGGGATCAAGAAAGTCgagtttttgatgattttaaggctGATTTAGACATAAGcacatcatcattatcatggGATTTGGAAGAATTGTTGGATATTCCTTTAACAGAATTTGAGGTAATGAAAGTGGAAAGACAGATATCAGCATCACTTTATGCAGTGAATGGTGTTCAAGATTACATGCAAATTATACATCATCATCCCCTTTCTTATTCTTGGTAA
- the LOC107031875 gene encoding eukaryotic translation initiation factor NCBP, translated as MEVTSEKKELDNKNTNNTQSLIIDPSIAAEDRERIAVDLKAGLHPLKNKFVFWHTRRTPGVRTQTSYEDNIKKIIDFSTVEGFWVCYCHLARPSALPSPTDLHLFREGIRPLWEDAANCHGGKWIIRFKKAVSGRFWEDLVLALVGDQLDYGDNICGAVLSIRFNEDILSVWNRNASDQQAVMALRDSIKRHLKLPGGYIMEYKAHDASLRDNSSYRNTWIRS; from the exons ATGGAAGTGACATCGGAGAAGAAAGAATTGGATAACAAGAACACGAACAACACTCAATCCCTAATTATCGATCCCTCAATAGCCGCCGAGGATCGTGAACGCATCGCTGTTGACCTAAAAGCCGGCTTGCATCCTCTCAag AACAAGTTTGTTTTCTGGCACACTCGCCGGACACCTGGGGTTCGAACACAAACATCGTACGAGgacaatataaagaaaattattgattttagtaCT GTTGAAGGGTTTTGGGTTTGCTACTGCCACTTGGCTCGCCCATCAGCATTGCCCAGCCCAACTGATTTGCATCTTTTCAGAGAGGGTATTCGTCCTTTATGGGAG GATGCTGCTAATTGCCATGGTGGGAAGTGGATAATTCGTTTTAAAAAGGCTGTCTCAGGACGTTTTTGGGAGGACCTG GTTCTTGCTTTGGTAGGTGACCAACTCGATTATGGTGACAACATATGTGGTGCTGTTCTAAGCATTCGTTTCAATGAAGACATCTTGAGTGTATGGAATCGTAATGCGTCAGATCAGCAG GCTGTGATGGCATTGAGAGACTCAATCAAGCGACACTTGAAGCTTCCTGGTGGCTATATCATGGAATACAAAGCCCATGATGCTTCCTTGCGCGACAACTCATCTTACCGCAATACTTGGATAAGATCATAA
- the LOC107032137 gene encoding uncharacterized protein LOC107032137 — translation MDLQEWELLSDNGLLEVLHDDRDKFLSMEYTSSSKKVPNQVVIPLLIQQEPSTQKLQEDEEVIKEVITKVPLEDEEDKKSQVFFKKMKESEFENMKLDSPKFSNKTSTVSQIDSMSFPFEVKAEVLEVENESLIKKRDSNEEKNNGGVNLWNWRLTGIGAICSFGVAAAAVTICIFIGNHQKQKQHKQNQKLKFQFSDDKKMKKVVQQPATKLNEAICGVRGSVPIMKKHITDVEGLLLRSLEQIQDCLSVS, via the exons atggatctTCAAGAATGGGAACTTCTTTCTGATAATGGACTTCTTGAAGTACTCCATGATGATAGAGACAAATTTTTGTCTATGGAGTATACTTCTAGTTCCAAAAAAGTGCCAAATCAAGTAGTAATTCCATTACTAATTCAACAAGAACCAAGTACACAAAAGCttcaagaagatgaagaagttaTTAAAGAAGTTATCACCAAGGTTCCACTTGAG GATGAGGAGGATAAAAAGTCTCAAGTTTTCTTCAAGAAAATGAAGGAAAGTGAATTTGAAAACATGAAGTTGGATTCACCCAAGTTTAGTAACAAGACTAGTACTGTGTCTCAAATTGATTCAATGAGTTTCCCCTTTGAGGTTAAAGCTGAAGTCTTGGAAGTTGAAAATGAGAGTTTGATCAAGAAAAGGGATAGtaatgaagagaaaaataatggtggAGTTAATCTGTGGAACTGGAGATTGACTGGAATTGGTGCAATTTGTTCATTTGGGGTTGCAGCTGCTGCTGTTACAATTTGTATCTTTATTGGAAATCATCAAAAACAGAAACAGCATAAGCAGAATCAGAAGCTTAAATTCCAATTTTCTGATGACAAG aaaatgaagaaagtggTTCAGCAGCCTGCAACAAAACTGAATGAAGCAATCTGTGGAGTTAGAGGATCAGTTCCTATAATGAAGAAACACATCACAGACGTTGAGGGATTACTTTTACGCTCCTTAGAGCAAATTCAAGACTGTTTATCAGTTTCTTGA
- the LOC107032550 gene encoding IQ domain-containing protein IQM6-like, whose amino-acid sequence MGITYSCPFANFDDSDTKFESYLVRTLSFGTDATKNALPPINFKDQNPQQPKMHKSYSSGKMILEGTLSYKRRELEARIGLTSFDNDEKTMSRSDSLMSSEEKHNMPDENTKMIPFVCEKQRDEAAVKLQKTYKSFRTRRRLADCAILVEQRWWKLLDSVELKHSSISFFDIEKPQTAFSRWSRALTRAAKVGKGLSKDEKACKLALQHWLEAIDPRHRYGHNLHFYYTKWLQVDSKQPFFYWLDIGEGKEVNLEKCPRSKLHQQCIKYLGPVEREAYEVVIVDGKFIYKQSGRVLDTRGGPEEAKWIFVLSVSKDLYIGMKQKGTFQHSSFLAGGATLSAGRLVIEDGTLKAVWPHSGHYLPTKENFEEFMTFLEQHNIDVTIIQKFPCDGEESNFCRKEGGLGLRNSLSAPDFSQATEESNAKCSDREKTNPTTKYCKDTENPIPLSRPSQVSKPKMVVEIPPREDTFELFTKAGSTDNTQPLDTPIDGYETAEEYLSDTELSVSKLNLFDDEDEEDYEDTIPPEKIMKRIDTHRRTKSFQLAHQLSCRWTTGAGPRIGCMRDYPAELQFRVMEDVCLSPRTTTFQTPPKYARPPSIFSIEATEGRRRTGSESSVFFQSTPLVEEMQKYCG is encoded by the exons ATGGGAATAACATATTCATGTCCTTTCGCAAATTTTGACGATTCAGATACTAAATTCGAGTCTTATTTAGTGAGAACACTGAGTTTTGGAACTGATGCTACGAAGAATGCTTTACCGCCTATCAATTTCAAAGACCAAAATCCTCAACAACCAAAAATGCACAAGTCTTACAGTTCTGGAAAGATGATTCTCGAGGGAACTCTTAGCTATAAAAGGCGGGAATTAGAGGCCAGGATTGGACTGACTTCATTTGATAATGATGAGAAGACGATGAGTCGATCAGACAGCCTTATGAGCAGTGAAGAAAAGCATAACATGCCTGATGAAAACACTAAAATGATACCATTTGTATGTGAGAAACAAAGAGATGAGGCTGCAGTTAAGTTGCAGAAAACATACAAAAGTTTTCGTACTAGAAGACGATTAGCAGATTGTGCTATTCTGGTTGAGCAGAGATG GTGGAAGTTATTAGATTCCGTTGAACTCAAGCATAGTTCTATATCATTCTTTGACATTGAGAAACCCCAAACCGCTTTTTCTCGTTGGTCAAGAGCTTTAACAAGAGCTGCTAAG GTCGGTAAAGGTCTGTCGAAAGATGAAAAAGCCTGTAAGCTTGCTTTACAGCATTGGCTTGAAGCA ATCGATCCTCGACATCGTTATGGTCATAATCTTCATTTCTATTACACCAAGTGGCTCCAAGTTGACAGTAAACAACCCTTCTTCTATTG GTTGGACATAGGGGAAGGTAAAGAAGTGAATCTTGAGAAGTGCCCTAGATCAAAACTTCATCAACAATGCATTAAGTATCTCGGTCCG GTAGAGAGGGAGGCATATGAAGTTGTAATTGTGGATGGAAAATTCATCTACAAGCAGAGCGGGAGGGTTCTTGATACGAGGGGAGGACCAGAAGAAGCCAAGTGGATCTTTGTGCTAAGCGTATCGAAGGACTTATACATTGGGATGAAGCAAAAAGGCACATTTCAGCATTCAAGTTTCTTAGCTGGTGGAGCTACATTATCTGCAGGCAGATTAGTGATAGAAGACGGTACTCTAAAG GCTGTCTGGCCACACAGCGGACATTATCTTCCAACGAAGGAGAATTTCGAAGAATTTATGACATTTCTTGAACAACACAACATTGATGTCACTATTATTCAG AAATTCCCGTGTGACGGGGAGGAATCAAACTTTTGTAGGAAGGAAGGTGGTTTAGGCCTTCGTAACAGCTTATCCGCACCAGATTTTAGCCAAGCCACTGAAGAGAGCAACGCCAAATGCTCAGACCGGGAGAAGACAAATCCTACTACAAAATATTGCAAGGATACAGAAAATCCAATTCCGTTGTCAAGACCATCCCAAGTATCAAAACCCAAAATGGTTGTCGAAATACCACCAAGAGAAGACACGTTCGAGTTATTCACTAAGGCTGGATCAACAGACAACACACAGCCTTTGGATACTCCAATAGATGGATATGAAACAGCAGAAGAGTATTTATCAGATACAGAACTATCGGTTTCAAAGCTGAATTTATTCGacgatgaagatgaagaagactACGAAGATACTATCCCTCCAgaaaagataatgaagagaatAGATACACATAGAAGAACAAAGTCATTCCAGTTAGCTCATCAATTATCTTGTAGATGGACGACAGGAGCTGGACCTCGAATCGGATGTATGAGGGACTATCCAGCTGAACTCCAATTTCGTGTTATGGAGGACGTGTGTTTGTCTCCAAGAACTACTACATTTCAAACTCCACCAAAATATGCTAGACCTCCTAGCATCTTTTCTATCGAAGCAACTGAAGGAAGAAGACGTACTGGTTCTGAATCATCGGTATTCTTTCAATCAACTCCACTAGTAGAAGAAATGCAAAAGTATTGTGGTTAG